From the Gemmatimonadota bacterium genome, the window TAATCCACCAGCGGCGCCATCTTCCTGAAGGCTTCCACCACCTGGCTCCTGTTCACGAGACCGTGGTGGAGCCAGTTGGCGATGTGCTGGCTGGAGATGCGCAGGGTTGCCCGGTCCTCCATGAGGTTGACGTTGTTCACGTCCGGCACCTTGGAACAACCTATTCCCTGCTCAATCCAGCGCACCACGTAGCCCAGGATGCCCTGGGCATTGTTTTCCAGTTCCCTCCTGATCTCGAAATCGTTGAGCGCGTCCCCGTCAAGCAGGGGGACCGCCAGCAAGTCGTCCGGATCGACCCGCCTCAGCCGGATCAGTTCGCGCTGGCGCGTGCCGACGTTGATACGGTGGTAATGCATGGCATGCAGCGTGGCGGCGGTGGGCGAAGGCACCCAGGCGCTGGTGGCCCCGGCGCGGGGATGGTTCACCTTGACGTCCATCATGGCCGCCATATTGTCCGGTTCGGGCCACATGCCCTTGCCGATCTGCGCATGTCTCGGCAACCCGGTGACCATGCCCGTATCCACGTTCCAGTCTTCATAAGCCAGCAGCCACGGCGCAGTCTTCAACCTGGCCTTGGGCATCATCGGGCCGGCTTCCATGCTGGTATGGATCTCATCGGCGGTGCGGTCGAGAAAACCCGTATTGATGAATATCACCCGGTTCTCCGCGACGCGGATACATTCTTTCAGGTTGACCGTGGTCCTGCGTTCCTCATCCATTATGCCGATCTTGATGGTGAGCCGCTCCAGCCCCAGGGCGTCCTCCACCCGTTCGAACAGTTCCACGGTGGCGGCCGCCTCTTCCGGACCATGCAGTTTCGGCTTGACGATGTAGATGGAGCCGGTGCGGCTGTTCCTGAACCTGCCGTTGCCCAGCAAATCATGTTTTGCCGCCAGCGTGGTCACCATGGCGTCGAGGAACCCCTCCGGTATTTCCCGGCCGCCGGCCGTGGTCACGGCATCGGTGTACATGTGCAGGCCCACGTTACGCAACAGCATCAGGGCGCGGCCCGGCAACGTAAGAGTCCTGCCGCCCGGCGACTTGTACCTGCGGTCCCCGTTCAGGGTGCGCTCAATAACCCCGTCATCCTTCACTACTCTCCGGGTCAGGTCGCCTTTCATCAGGCCCAGCCAGTTGCGGTACACCGCGACCTTGTCGTCCGCGTCCACCGCCGCCACCGAATCCTCGCAATCCATGATGGCGCTGACAGCCGCTTCCAACTGGATGTCGTAAATGCCGGCCAGGTCGTTGCGGCCTATGTAGTAGCCTTCCCCAAGCTTGAGTTCTATGTGCAGGGCATTATGGCGCAACAGGATGCTGTCCGGGTTCTCCGGGTCGCCGGTGTAGCCGGCAAAACGCTCGCGCTTGCCCAGGCCGTGCTCGCTGCCGTCGCCCATAATGCCCACCAACTGGCCCGATTTCACCTTGTACTTCACCACGTAGTCGTGGCTGCCCACGGCCATGGGCGTTGCCCGGTCCAGGAAGCGGCGCGCATATTCTATGACCTTGCGTCCGCGCACGGGATTGTACCTTGCGGTACGCTTGCAGCCTTCGGTCTCCGGGATCACGTCGGTACTGTACAGCGCATCGTACAGGCTGCCCCAGCGGGCGTTCGACGCGTTCAGGGCATAGCGGGAATTATCCACGGGCACCACCAGTTGCGGCCCCGCGATGCGGGTGATCTCGGCGTCGGCGTTGGTGACGCTCACCTTGAAAGGCTCACCCTCGGGCTGGATATATCCAATCTCTTTCAGGAACGCCTTGTACTCCCCGGCCTGGAGCTCCGGGTTGTTCCGGTGCCAGCGGTCGATCTTCTCCTGGAGTTCGTCGCGCCGGTCCAGCAATGCCCGGTTCTTCGGTCCCAGGTCGGCGACGATGCCGGACAGCGCTTTCCAGAACCGGTCCGGTTCGACGCCCGTACCCGGCATGATCTCGTCATTGACCAGGTCGTACAGTTGTCTTGCTATGGAGAGTCCGTGTAATTCGATTCGTTCGTTCATTTTCAGATACTGGTTTTTTTTAGAAAACAGGGTTATACCTCTTATACAATACATCAATGAGAAAGATACTGCATGAGCCCCTGGCACATTTTTTCCTGGCCGGCGGCCTGATTTTCCTCCTGTATGCCCTGGTTGGCCCGGACGACGCCTCCGACCGGCGGATCGTCATTGACAACGGGGTTATAGAGCGCCTGGAGTCCGCCTGGCAACTGCGGACGAACCGGGAACCGGGGCCGGATGAGCTGGACGGCCTGGTAGCCGACTACCTGTATGAAGAACTGTTCTCGAGGGAAGCCAGGGCGCTGGGACTGGAACTGGACGACCCGGTTATCCGGCGCCGGCTGGCGCAGAAAATGAACCTGCTGGCAGAAAGCGCGGCGCAGCAGGCCGAACCCGGGGAGGAGGAACTGCTGGCCTGGTATGAGGCGCATCCTGAACTGTACCGCACGGAAGCCAGGCTCGGGTTCAGACATGTTTATTTCAGCCACGACCGTCCCGGCGGCAGCGCAGCGGATGACGCGGCCGCGCTGTTGTCCCGTCTTGAAGGAACCGATGAAACCGCCGGAAAGGATATGGGGGACGCATTCATGCTGCCCCGCGACTTCACCGACATCGGCCGGTCGCAACTGGGCAGGCTGTTCGGCGATGACTTCGCGTCAAGGCTGTTCACGCTCGGGACCGGGAGCTGGCAGGGGCCGGTCCCGTCCGGATACGGGTACCACCTGGTCTACCTGTACGGGGTGCAGGACGCCGAACCCATCCCGTTCAACGGAAGCAGGGACCGGGTATTGCAGGACTGGCAAAGGAACAGGTACGAACAGACAGAAAAAGCCCTGCTGGAGGAGTTGAAAAGCAGGTACGAGATCATCTACACAAACGAAGCCCTTTTACTCCTGGGGTCAGAGTAAGAATTTCGCCAGAAATTTTACTCTGACCCCTTAATTATTTCTCACATCCTCTCAACCACCTCGATGCCCAGCAACGACAACCCCAGCTCCAGGCGGGCGGCTACGGCCCGGCTCAATACCAGCCGTGTATGCTTCACCTCATCGCCGGCCGTGAGGATGGGGCAGTCTTTCCAGAACCGGCTGTAACAGCCGGCCAGTTCATACAGGTAGCTGCAGATGTTGTGGGACGTCAGTTCCTCCTCGTAACCGGAAAAGAGTTCGGGGAAGGACACTACCTGCACCAGCAGTTCCCGCTCCAGTTCATG encodes:
- a CDS encoding malate synthase G, whose product is MNERIELHGLSIARQLYDLVNDEIMPGTGVEPDRFWKALSGIVADLGPKNRALLDRRDELQEKIDRWHRNNPELQAGEYKAFLKEIGYIQPEGEPFKVSVTNADAEITRIAGPQLVVPVDNSRYALNASNARWGSLYDALYSTDVIPETEGCKRTARYNPVRGRKVIEYARRFLDRATPMAVGSHDYVVKYKVKSGQLVGIMGDGSEHGLGKRERFAGYTGDPENPDSILLRHNALHIELKLGEGYYIGRNDLAGIYDIQLEAAVSAIMDCEDSVAAVDADDKVAVYRNWLGLMKGDLTRRVVKDDGVIERTLNGDRRYKSPGGRTLTLPGRALMLLRNVGLHMYTDAVTTAGGREIPEGFLDAMVTTLAAKHDLLGNGRFRNSRTGSIYIVKPKLHGPEEAAATVELFERVEDALGLERLTIKIGIMDEERRTTVNLKECIRVAENRVIFINTGFLDRTADEIHTSMEAGPMMPKARLKTAPWLLAYEDWNVDTGMVTGLPRHAQIGKGMWPEPDNMAAMMDVKVNHPRAGATSAWVPSPTAATLHAMHYHRINVGTRQRELIRLRRVDPDDLLAVPLLDGDALNDFEIRRELENNAQGILGYVVRWIEQGIGCSKVPDVNNVNLMEDRATLRISSQHIANWLHHGLVNRSQVVEAFRKMAPLVDYQNAEDPRYVNMAPDFDRSIPFQAALDLVFCGREEPNGYTERVLHT
- a CDS encoding peptidylprolyl isomerase; this translates as MRKILHEPLAHFFLAGGLIFLLYALVGPDDASDRRIVIDNGVIERLESAWQLRTNREPGPDELDGLVADYLYEELFSREARALGLELDDPVIRRRLAQKMNLLAESAAQQAEPGEEELLAWYEAHPELYRTEARLGFRHVYFSHDRPGGSAADDAAALLSRLEGTDETAGKDMGDAFMLPRDFTDIGRSQLGRLFGDDFASRLFTLGTGSWQGPVPSGYGYHLVYLYGVQDAEPIPFNGSRDRVLQDWQRNRYEQTEKALLEELKSRYEIIYTNEALLLLGSE